Proteins co-encoded in one Desulfoplanes formicivorans genomic window:
- a CDS encoding DUF4197 domain-containing protein → MNKLVMAVLAGMLCLGVSAPILAGWTDTVGNVADSLKGSVSAAPRGASATDDEVVMGLKEALTSAAQRSVDALGRQNGFLENPKVFIPVPGYLSMVAKGLESTGQDQLVKDFVVSMNRAAEKAVPKATPLFVDAVKAMSLEDARKILNGKDDAATMYFKEHTGEQLTKEFSPLVKEATDSVNVTKYLKTMQDKAKGMAGLGGMSMGNIDDYVTEKALDGLFAVMAENEAALRQDPMGQGSKLLQKVFASVK, encoded by the coding sequence ATGAACAAGCTCGTCATGGCTGTTCTGGCCGGTATGCTCTGCCTGGGCGTGTCTGCGCCCATCCTGGCGGGATGGACCGATACGGTTGGCAATGTTGCAGATTCTCTCAAGGGATCGGTCTCGGCTGCTCCGCGAGGAGCCTCTGCCACGGACGACGAGGTCGTCATGGGGCTCAAGGAAGCCTTGACCTCGGCGGCCCAGCGATCCGTGGATGCCCTGGGACGCCAGAATGGTTTTCTTGAAAACCCCAAGGTGTTCATCCCTGTTCCCGGCTATCTGTCCATGGTGGCCAAGGGGCTTGAAAGCACGGGACAGGATCAGCTGGTCAAGGATTTTGTGGTCAGCATGAACCGGGCTGCTGAAAAGGCTGTTCCCAAGGCCACTCCTCTTTTTGTGGATGCGGTCAAGGCCATGAGTCTGGAGGATGCCCGGAAGATCCTCAATGGCAAGGACGATGCCGCCACCATGTATTTCAAGGAACATACCGGGGAACAGTTGACCAAGGAATTTTCGCCTCTGGTCAAGGAGGCCACGGACAGTGTCAACGTGACCAAGTATCTCAAGACCATGCAGGACAAGGCCAAGGGAATGGCCGGTCTGGGCGGGATGAGCATGGGCAATATCGACGACTATGTCACGGAAAAGGCCCTGGACGGGTTGTTCGCCGTCATGGCCGAAAACGAGGCTGCCTTGCGCCAGGATCCCATGGGTCAGGGATCAAAACTGCTGCAAAAGGTGTTTGCTTCGGTGAAATGA